A window of the Cytophagaceae bacterium genome harbors these coding sequences:
- a CDS encoding divalent metal cation transporter produces the protein MKNRGSAIWSASILMATSAIGPGFLTQTTVFTRNLLYDFGFIVFISVVIDVLAQTSIWRAIGISGRNIQTLGNSLVSGLGSVISILVIIGGMVFNIGNIAGTGLGLETIFGLKPLIGAILSVITVLIVFFIEDSQKVLDVFVKILAIVMLFFMILLAFKANLDFKMVVGGTFWPEKFDIKSTLTLVGGTVGGYISFAGAQKLLDGGITGTKNLGRISKSASAGILTTGIMRYLLFIGTLGVVLGGGVLNPENPTASVFFISFGEFGKIFFGIVLWSAAITSVLGATYTSFSFFKNLHPRFYESKKIFIFIFLAISTCIYLIIGKPVNLLLFAGYINSFILPLGLIISLLSFQNKKIFKDYTPSNWLIFPSWILVFLLIGFSFYSLKI, from the coding sequence ATGAAAAATAGAGGCTCCGCTATTTGGTCTGCTTCAATTTTGATGGCAACATCAGCTATTGGCCCGGGTTTTTTGACCCAAACAACTGTTTTTACCAGAAATCTTTTATATGATTTTGGATTTATTGTATTTATCTCTGTGGTCATTGACGTGTTGGCCCAAACAAGTATTTGGAGAGCGATTGGTATTTCAGGGAGGAATATTCAAACTCTGGGAAATAGTTTAGTTTCCGGATTGGGTTCGGTAATATCCATTCTTGTTATAATTGGAGGCATGGTTTTCAATATTGGAAATATTGCAGGAACCGGTCTCGGTTTAGAAACAATTTTTGGTTTGAAACCTTTAATTGGTGCAATTCTTTCGGTAATAACTGTTTTAATTGTTTTTTTTATTGAAGATTCACAGAAAGTGCTGGATGTATTTGTCAAAATCCTGGCAATTGTCATGCTGTTTTTTATGATATTATTGGCATTTAAAGCTAATCTGGATTTTAAAATGGTGGTGGGTGGTACATTTTGGCCGGAAAAATTTGACATAAAATCAACTTTGACCCTTGTTGGTGGTACAGTTGGAGGTTATATTTCTTTTGCAGGAGCTCAAAAATTATTAGATGGCGGAATCACGGGTACAAAAAATCTTGGCAGGATTTCAAAAAGTGCTTCAGCGGGAATATTGACCACTGGAATTATGCGTTATCTGCTTTTTATTGGCACCCTGGGAGTGGTTTTAGGTGGGGGAGTCTTAAACCCGGAAAATCCAACTGCATCAGTTTTCTTTATTTCATTTGGAGAGTTTGGAAAAATATTTTTTGGAATAGTGCTTTGGTCGGCAGCCATCACTTCGGTTTTGGGTGCTACCTATACATCATTTTCATTTTTCAAAAATTTACACCCGAGATTTTATGAAAGTAAAAAGATTTTCATTTTTATATTTTTGGCTATCTCTACTTGCATATATTTAATAATAGGAAAACCAGTGAATTTACTCCTGTTTGCCGGCTATATCAATAGTTTTATTTTACCTTTAGGATTAATAATTTCTTTATTATCCTTTCAAAATAAAAAAATATTTAAAGATTATACTCCTTCAAATTGGCTGATTTTTCCTTCTTGGATTTTAGTATTTTTACTAATTGGTTTTAGTTTTTACAGTCTTAAAATCTGA
- a CDS encoding LamB/YcsF family protein, whose protein sequence is MLELNCDMGEIEVFMKNGHDASLMPYLDSVNIACGFHAGSEKQMRYTIEKALKHNLKIGAHPGFNDSPNFGRKEILLSHKEIKNLITIQLFILSEIAEEFSVKLNHVKPHGALYNISAKNHEYANAIAEAVFGFSEDLILVGLSGSKSIEEAQKIGLKTMNEVFADRYYRTDQSLAARTGGGVIEDLNLIELQVESFLENRPVKTIEGTNIQLNAETICIHSDTPNALKIAQNVSEKVRLFYQSTT, encoded by the coding sequence ATGCTTGAATTAAACTGTGATATGGGCGAAATAGAAGTTTTCATGAAAAATGGTCATGATGCTTCGCTTATGCCTTATTTGGATTCGGTAAATATTGCGTGTGGTTTTCATGCGGGATCAGAAAAACAGATGCGATATACCATAGAAAAGGCATTGAAGCATAATTTGAAAATTGGAGCTCATCCTGGTTTCAATGATTCTCCTAATTTTGGAAGGAAGGAAATATTATTGAGTCACAAAGAGATTAAAAATTTGATTACTATTCAATTATTTATTTTGTCAGAAATCGCTGAGGAGTTTTCTGTAAAATTAAATCATGTAAAACCTCATGGTGCCTTATATAATATTTCTGCAAAAAATCATGAATACGCCAATGCAATTGCTGAAGCGGTTTTCGGGTTTTCTGAGGACTTGATTTTGGTGGGACTTTCAGGTAGTAAAAGTATAGAAGAAGCACAAAAAATTGGCTTAAAAACAATGAATGAGGTATTTGCCGACAGATATTATAGGACGGACCAAAGTCTCGCAGCCCGTACTGGCGGCGGAGTAATTGAAGATTTAAATCTAATTGAGCTACAGGTAGAATCTTTTCTTGAAAATAGGCCGGTAAAAACAATAGAAGGAACTAATATTCAACTAAATGCTGAAACAATTTGCATCCACAGTGATACGCCAAATGCATTAAAAATCGCTCAAAACGTATCCGAAAAAGTGAGATTATTTTACCAATCTACCACTTAA
- a CDS encoding rhodanese-like domain-containing protein, with protein sequence MKEIIEISKHELNDLTTNQDSFIVVDIREKDEFNDFNIGGLNIPSHEITDKIDYLNTFENIVVLCSNGLRSHIMSRVIQKKIPSAQIYHLTEGII encoded by the coding sequence ATGAAAGAAATTATAGAAATTTCAAAGCATGAGTTGAATGACTTAACTACAAATCAGGATTCATTTATTGTCGTTGATATCAGAGAAAAAGATGAATTCAATGATTTCAATATTGGCGGTTTAAATATACCCTCCCATGAAATAACTGATAAGATAGATTATTTGAATACTTTCGAAAATATTGTGGTCTTATGTTCAAATGGCCTCAGAAGCCATATTATGTCGAGAGTAATCCAAAAAAAAATCCCATCAGCTCAGATTTACCACCTGACTGAAGGGATAATTTAA
- a CDS encoding efflux RND transporter periplasmic adaptor subunit, translating to MRPLIIAAAIILLLILGKIFFWSSDSEKESGKPGDKKMIMGGKPGEMKPIMVKTITVGLDNSDKTVFSSGTTVANEEVELKSEISGIITKLNIPEGKMVAKGFLIAKIKDDDIVAQLRKIELEEKLAAQIEARQRKLLDINAISKEEFEISQNKVLTLKADKDLLKVQLAKTEIRAPFAGKIGLKNISLGAYVTPATVITSLVQFNPIKLDFTIPEKYLNSIVLGKTIKFQTDGSLDERTASIVAVDPKIDETMRTLKVRALSNNSSNTLLPGMFIKVFINLGSTQSVMIPTETVIPVVDGKKVFVKRNGKAEEIKIETGLRNASSLQVLKGLNVGDSLITSGLMTLKAGTPVFTKK from the coding sequence ATGCGTCCATTAATAATAGCTGCTGCCATCATTTTACTTCTAATTTTAGGAAAAATCTTCTTTTGGAGCTCCGATTCTGAAAAAGAAAGTGGGAAACCCGGAGATAAAAAAATGATTATGGGTGGAAAACCTGGTGAAATGAAACCCATTATGGTAAAAACCATTACCGTAGGTTTAGACAACTCCGATAAAACGGTTTTTTCATCTGGAACTACAGTTGCCAATGAAGAAGTAGAATTAAAAAGTGAAATCTCAGGAATAATTACAAAATTAAATATCCCAGAAGGTAAAATGGTTGCCAAAGGCTTTTTAATTGCAAAAATAAAGGATGATGACATAGTAGCTCAATTAAGAAAAATAGAACTTGAAGAAAAACTTGCGGCACAAATTGAAGCCAGACAAAGAAAACTATTAGATATTAATGCGATCAGCAAAGAGGAATTTGAAATTTCTCAAAATAAAGTCCTCACGTTGAAAGCTGACAAAGATTTATTGAAAGTGCAATTGGCAAAAACTGAAATTAGGGCTCCTTTTGCCGGAAAAATTGGCTTAAAGAATATTTCGCTTGGAGCATATGTTACTCCCGCCACCGTCATTACATCTTTAGTTCAGTTTAACCCAATAAAATTGGATTTTACAATCCCGGAAAAATATTTAAATTCTATAGTACTGGGGAAAACTATTAAATTTCAAACCGATGGATCTTTGGATGAGCGAACAGCCTCTATTGTTGCAGTTGATCCAAAAATAGATGAGACAATGCGAACTTTAAAAGTAAGAGCACTTTCCAACAATAGTTCAAATACCCTTTTGCCAGGTATGTTTATAAAAGTTTTTATCAATTTGGGTTCCACTCAATCTGTAATGATTCCTACCGAAACGGTGATTCCTGTTGTTGATGGTAAAAAAGTTTTTGTAAAAAGAAATGGAAAAGCTGAAGAAATTAAAATAGAAACCGGTTTGAGAAATGCCTCAAGTCTTCAAGTTTTGAAAGGTCTTAATGTAGGTGACTCTTTGATTACTTCCGGTCTCATGACTTTAAAAGCCGGTACACCGGTATTTACAAAAAAATAA
- a CDS encoding TolC family protein: MKFRKLLTTVFAIISLTGFSQKVLSLSEAQNIALENNYGLKASKKQIELVENQIFKANAGMVPTIDWNTSLSSSFNQVHQNFIDGRVINRFGRSITPNTNLALSYTLYDGKKMQATFEKLKTQGQQAKVQNQTMIQNTLSNVMLVYYDIQRLEGTLAYLKEIMKYYDERLKITEERWQIGRGSKLDYLQSKADISIQQTNLVNTENQLKNSKIKLNGLLGRSPAIEFEVEKDGFKGFSYSLKDLIDEARSQNPEFLNIKKSEEINLLTQKESESFRKPRINLNSSFGYNFNSNNAGLITFNQSIGLNAGVSATWRVFDGGTIKRNIQTTKINGEILRIQEEDLFNRIENDLTSAYQQYENDKEILSLEELNRNVAEENLEISLEKFKLGSSTILELNDAQTRYNTVMNRLVSAQYNVKISELDLLTLSGRLVK; the protein is encoded by the coding sequence ATGAAATTTAGAAAATTATTAACCACAGTTTTTGCCATAATAAGTTTAACTGGTTTCAGTCAAAAAGTATTGTCTCTTTCTGAAGCTCAAAATATTGCCTTAGAAAATAATTATGGTTTAAAGGCCTCAAAAAAACAAATTGAGCTTGTTGAAAACCAAATATTTAAAGCCAATGCGGGCATGGTTCCTACAATTGACTGGAATACAAGTTTAAGTTCATCATTTAACCAGGTACATCAAAACTTTATTGATGGCAGAGTCATAAATCGATTTGGTAGATCAATAACCCCAAATACGAATCTAGCATTGAGTTACACGCTTTATGATGGAAAAAAAATGCAGGCTACTTTTGAAAAACTAAAAACTCAGGGTCAGCAGGCAAAAGTCCAAAATCAAACAATGATACAAAATACACTCTCAAATGTTATGCTGGTGTATTACGATATTCAGCGTTTGGAAGGGACATTGGCATATCTGAAAGAGATAATGAAGTATTATGACGAAAGGCTGAAAATAACTGAGGAACGCTGGCAGATTGGCCGGGGTTCAAAACTGGATTACCTCCAATCAAAAGCCGATATCAGTATTCAACAAACCAATCTCGTAAATACTGAAAATCAATTGAAAAATTCAAAGATTAAGTTAAATGGTCTGTTGGGACGAAGTCCGGCAATTGAATTTGAAGTTGAAAAAGATGGGTTTAAAGGTTTTTCTTACAGTTTGAAAGATTTGATTGACGAAGCAAGAAGTCAAAATCCGGAATTTTTAAATATTAAAAAGTCTGAAGAAATAAACTTACTTACACAAAAAGAAAGTGAATCATTCAGAAAGCCAAGGATAAATTTGAATAGCTCTTTTGGTTACAATTTTAACTCAAACAACGCCGGTTTAATTACTTTTAACCAATCTATTGGTCTCAACGCCGGGGTTAGTGCTACCTGGAGAGTTTTTGATGGTGGCACGATAAAACGTAATATTCAAACCACCAAAATCAACGGAGAAATACTTAGAATTCAGGAAGAAGACCTTTTCAATCGGATTGAAAATGACCTGACTTCTGCCTATCAACAATATGAAAACGATAAGGAGATATTGTCACTGGAAGAGTTAAACAGAAATGTTGCCGAAGAAAATCTCGAAATTTCATTGGAAAAATTCAAACTCGGTTCTTCAACTATTCTTGAGCTAAATGATGCCCAGACCCGATATAACACCGTGATGAACAGACTTGTAAGTGCCCAATACAATGTGAAAATTTCAGAATTGGACTTACTTACTTTAAGTGGTAGATTGGTAAAATAA
- a CDS encoding biotin-dependent carboxyltransferase family protein, which translates to MKIVKSGILASIQSKPNFGHQWVGISPSGAADLFSFKILNLILGNQPDEPCIEFHFPAIMVQFEEDCTFGISGADFSPFLDTKPFSNLEIIFAKKGQVLSFRQWKSGFRAYFSVKGGFESNLSDIIPGKIISPGINISLKSKTFHFNKIGLNNRFFEEKIKTITIRFVPGNEYFELDDSSCQIINNESFEMSKNSNRMGIRLMGSNLKLQKYKEIISNPVSKGTIQLLPDGGLVVLMSDGQVTGGYPRLGFVSSIDIDVLAQKSPGEQVFFKAITLEESRQLILERNIFFKKLGAAINLKIKTNA; encoded by the coding sequence ATGAAAATTGTAAAATCCGGAATATTGGCCTCAATTCAAAGCAAGCCGAATTTTGGGCATCAATGGGTGGGTATCTCTCCAAGTGGTGCTGCGGATTTATTTTCATTTAAAATATTAAATCTAATTCTAGGAAATCAACCTGATGAACCGTGTATTGAATTTCATTTTCCAGCGATAATGGTTCAATTTGAAGAAGATTGTACTTTTGGTATTTCAGGAGCAGATTTTAGCCCATTTTTGGATACAAAACCTTTTAGTAATCTTGAAATAATTTTTGCAAAAAAGGGCCAAGTCTTGAGTTTTAGGCAGTGGAAATCGGGGTTTCGGGCATATTTTAGCGTAAAAGGTGGTTTTGAAAGCAATCTTTCAGATATTATTCCAGGAAAAATAATTTCGCCAGGGATTAATATTTCTTTAAAATCTAAAACTTTTCATTTTAACAAAATTGGTTTAAACAACCGGTTTTTTGAGGAGAAAATTAAGACCATAACGATTAGATTTGTTCCTGGAAATGAATATTTTGAGTTGGATGATTCTTCTTGCCAAATCATAAATAATGAAAGTTTTGAGATGAGTAAGAATTCCAACCGAATGGGAATTCGACTTATGGGTTCAAATTTAAAGCTTCAAAAATATAAAGAAATTATTTCAAATCCGGTTTCCAAGGGTACAATCCAATTATTGCCCGATGGCGGATTAGTGGTTTTGATGTCTGATGGTCAGGTGACAGGTGGCTATCCGAGATTGGGCTTTGTTTCGTCAATAGATATTGATGTCTTGGCTCAAAAATCGCCAGGAGAGCAGGTGTTTTTTAAAGCAATAACTTTGGAGGAATCCCGCCAATTGATTTTGGAGAGAAATATATTTTTTAAAAAACTTGGGGCGGCAATTAATTTGAAAATTAAAACAAATGCTTGA
- a CDS encoding efflux RND transporter permease subunit: MSLSTLSIKRPVLAIVMNLLILLFGFIGFQFLGVREFPSIDPPIVNVGANYPGANADIIESQITEPLEKALNSVEGIRSVSSSSNQGSSNITIEFNLGVDMEKATNDVRDKVSQAVFLLPKDLDGLPTVRKADANAETIISLSLNSNSRSILEVSDFAENVVSPRLETIEGVSEIRIWGFKRYSMRIWMDPERMVSMGVTTQDVKSALDRENVELPSGKLQGNNTELVVKTIGRFTNEEDFNNMIVKNVGEQIVRLKDIGYAQIGAENQETILRWNGVPMCGIAVQPQPGANFLDIAKEVNKRKTEIEKTLPPDLKLGTIIDYTTFVKQSVEEVAETLIIAVILVVIIIFLFFRDWIIAVRPLIDIPVSLVGTFFIMYLFGFSINVLTLLAIVLATGLVVDDGIVVTENIFKKIEEGMNPIEASVKGANEIFFAVISTSITLAAVFLPVIFMEGFVGRLFREFGIVLSSAVLISAFVSLTLTPMLNAYLNRKTAKKSRFYVVTEPFFQKLESSYHSSLVNFVAKKWIVMPIMAVIFLMVYIFWGKLNSELAPLDDRSSLQVQFSGPEGSSYDYMDNYIQKAEKMINDSIPEVNGVMTVTAPSFGGSGGANTGFGRISLYPKNERTKSQMEVSDNMTNILRKISDGRAFVNQQQTIAVNKRGGLPVGYVIQAPNFKKLREYLPKFMDEVQKNPTFMISDVNLKFSKPELSIIIDREKSKSLGVAVADVAQTMQLAFAGQRFSYFTMNGRQYQVIGQFDRKDRNEPFDLKSMYVKNSRGELVQLDNIVKVEENSSPPQLYHYDRYMSATVSAGLAPGKTIADGIKAMDEIRDKLNDETIRTVLTGSSRDFAESSSNTMFSFGLALILVFLILAAQFESFVDPLIIMFTVPLAIAGAVISLWFFDQTLNIFSQIGMIMLIGLVTKNGILIVEFANQLREKGYTKPKAAIEAASMRLRPILMTTLATTFGALPIALALGSAGASRRSMGIVVIGGLLVSLILTLYVIPAIYIYLSKEKNFERMKAIEEMAHE; encoded by the coding sequence ATGTCATTATCAACCTTATCTATCAAGAGGCCAGTTTTGGCCATTGTAATGAACCTGCTTATTTTGCTTTTCGGGTTCATTGGTTTTCAGTTTCTTGGAGTGCGGGAGTTCCCATCTATTGATCCGCCTATTGTTAATGTTGGGGCAAATTACCCCGGAGCAAATGCGGATATTATAGAATCTCAGATCACCGAACCTCTCGAAAAAGCACTGAACAGTGTCGAAGGTATTAGATCAGTAAGTTCTTCATCTAATCAGGGTTCTTCTAATATCACAATCGAGTTTAATCTCGGAGTGGATATGGAGAAAGCCACTAATGATGTTAGAGATAAAGTATCGCAGGCAGTTTTTTTGCTTCCCAAAGACCTAGACGGCTTACCAACCGTAAGGAAAGCCGATGCCAATGCTGAAACAATTATTTCTCTTTCTTTAAATAGTAACTCAAGAAGTATTCTGGAAGTATCTGATTTTGCAGAAAACGTAGTTTCACCTCGTTTGGAAACTATCGAAGGTGTAAGTGAAATTAGGATTTGGGGCTTCAAAAGATACTCAATGAGAATCTGGATGGATCCGGAGAGAATGGTTTCGATGGGCGTAACTACTCAGGATGTAAAGTCGGCTCTGGATAGAGAGAACGTTGAACTTCCATCAGGTAAATTGCAAGGTAACAATACCGAATTAGTGGTAAAAACCATAGGTAGGTTTACCAATGAGGAAGATTTTAACAATATGATTGTAAAAAATGTTGGAGAGCAAATAGTAAGGCTTAAAGACATTGGATATGCCCAGATTGGTGCTGAAAATCAGGAAACAATATTAAGATGGAACGGCGTTCCAATGTGTGGAATTGCAGTACAACCACAGCCTGGTGCCAATTTTCTTGATATTGCCAAAGAAGTAAATAAAAGGAAAACTGAAATTGAAAAAACTCTTCCCCCTGATCTGAAATTAGGGACTATTATTGACTATACCACTTTTGTAAAACAATCTGTTGAAGAAGTAGCCGAAACTCTGATTATTGCGGTCATTCTGGTAGTGATTATTATATTTCTTTTCTTCAGAGACTGGATAATCGCTGTGAGGCCTCTGATTGACATCCCTGTCTCACTTGTTGGTACTTTTTTCATTATGTACCTTTTTGGTTTTTCAATCAATGTCCTAACGCTTTTAGCCATTGTGCTCGCAACTGGTCTGGTGGTGGATGACGGAATTGTGGTCACAGAAAATATTTTCAAGAAAATAGAAGAAGGAATGAATCCTATCGAGGCGTCTGTAAAAGGTGCCAATGAGATATTCTTTGCAGTTATTTCAACTTCAATAACACTTGCAGCTGTATTCTTGCCTGTAATATTTATGGAAGGATTTGTTGGTCGACTTTTCCGTGAATTTGGAATTGTTCTTTCGAGTGCTGTTTTAATTTCGGCATTTGTATCCCTGACATTAACTCCCATGTTAAATGCTTACTTGAATAGAAAAACAGCCAAAAAATCAAGATTTTATGTGGTTACTGAGCCATTTTTCCAAAAATTAGAAAGTAGCTACCACAGTAGTTTGGTAAATTTTGTTGCAAAAAAATGGATTGTGATGCCTATCATGGCTGTGATATTTTTGATGGTTTATATTTTTTGGGGGAAACTAAACTCAGAGCTTGCACCCCTTGACGACCGCAGCAGTTTACAGGTTCAGTTTTCCGGCCCTGAGGGTTCATCTTACGACTACATGGATAATTACATTCAGAAAGCTGAAAAGATGATTAATGACTCTATTCCTGAAGTAAATGGAGTCATGACCGTTACTGCTCCTTCATTTGGAGGTTCTGGTGGTGCAAATACTGGTTTTGGCCGGATTTCACTTTATCCAAAAAATGAAAGAACCAAGTCACAAATGGAAGTAAGTGACAACATGACGAATATTTTGAGGAAAATTTCCGATGGCAGAGCATTCGTAAACCAACAGCAAACGATTGCAGTTAATAAAAGAGGGGGTTTGCCTGTTGGATATGTAATTCAGGCTCCTAATTTCAAAAAACTTAGAGAATATTTACCAAAATTTATGGATGAGGTTCAGAAAAACCCAACTTTCATGATTTCAGATGTAAACTTAAAATTTTCAAAACCTGAGCTTTCAATAATAATTGATAGAGAAAAATCAAAAAGCTTAGGGGTAGCCGTGGCAGACGTGGCACAAACCATGCAGCTGGCCTTCGCCGGACAAAGATTCTCATATTTCACCATGAATGGTCGTCAATATCAGGTAATTGGGCAATTTGACAGAAAAGACCGAAATGAGCCTTTTGACCTCAAAAGTATGTATGTAAAAAACAGTCGGGGCGAATTGGTTCAACTCGATAATATCGTAAAAGTTGAAGAAAACAGTAGTCCGCCACAATTGTACCATTACGATCGTTATATGAGTGCCACGGTATCAGCCGGCCTTGCACCCGGGAAAACTATTGCTGATGGTATTAAAGCCATGGATGAGATCAGAGATAAACTCAACGATGAAACCATCAGAACAGTACTTACGGGCTCATCAAGGGACTTTGCAGAGAGTTCTTCCAATACAATGTTTTCTTTTGGATTGGCTCTTATACTTGTATTCCTGATTTTAGCAGCTCAATTTGAAAGTTTCGTCGATCCCCTTATAATCATGTTTACGGTGCCTTTGGCCATAGCTGGTGCAGTAATCTCACTTTGGTTTTTTGATCAGACTTTAAACATTTTTAGTCAGATAGGAATGATTATGCTGATAGGATTAGTAACAAAAAATGGAATTTTAATCGTAGAATTTGCAAATCAATTAAGAGAAAAAGGTTATACCAAACCCAAAGCCGCCATTGAAGCTGCTTCAATGCGTCTTCGTCCTATATTAATGACAACATTGGCTACAACATTTGGTGCATTGCCGATAGCGTTGGCTTTGGGCTCTGCAGGTGCCAGTCGCCGCTCAATGGGAATTGTAGTTATTGGAGGTTTATTGGTTTCTTTGATTCTTACGCTTTATGTGATTCCAGCCATATATATTTATTTAAGTAAAGAAAAGAATTTTGAAAGAATGAAAGCCATTGAAGAGATGGCTCATGAGTAA